One window of Akkermansia biwaensis genomic DNA carries:
- a CDS encoding DUF362 domain-containing protein, whose amino-acid sequence MTDRRTFLKGTAAVGALAAITDMETLFAQEASPQAASGIPDLVAVRNGTRAEMVKKAVETLGGMQAFVKPGQTVVIKPNIGWNKAPEFGSNTHPETVATLVELCKQAGAKEVKVFDHCCHNGAYEGSGVKEAVEKAGGVMVDGGNEGQYVQTENPKAKKFTSAKVHKAVLEADVYITCPPLKHHSGSEMTACMKNVMGTVWDRGAMHKNDLHQCIADAVYFRKPDLCVLDAYMPMVRNGPVGKDTNDLVERKTLLASRDIVAIDSAGAALLNKAGKIRHVLLGEEMGLGTADLTKLNIRRINMA is encoded by the coding sequence ATGACTGACAGACGTACATTTTTGAAGGGAACCGCCGCCGTGGGCGCTTTAGCGGCCATTACGGACATGGAAACCCTCTTCGCCCAGGAGGCGTCCCCCCAGGCGGCTTCCGGCATTCCCGACCTCGTTGCCGTCCGCAACGGGACTCGCGCGGAAATGGTTAAAAAGGCCGTGGAAACGCTCGGCGGCATGCAGGCATTCGTGAAGCCGGGCCAGACCGTGGTGATCAAGCCGAACATCGGCTGGAACAAGGCGCCGGAGTTCGGGTCCAACACCCACCCGGAAACCGTCGCCACGCTGGTGGAATTGTGCAAGCAGGCCGGCGCGAAGGAAGTGAAGGTTTTTGACCACTGCTGCCATAATGGCGCGTATGAAGGCAGCGGTGTGAAAGAGGCCGTGGAAAAAGCCGGAGGCGTGATGGTGGACGGCGGCAATGAAGGGCAATACGTTCAGACGGAAAACCCGAAGGCCAAAAAATTCACTTCAGCCAAGGTGCACAAGGCCGTTCTGGAAGCGGACGTTTATATCACCTGCCCTCCGCTCAAGCACCACAGCGGATCTGAAATGACCGCCTGCATGAAGAACGTCATGGGCACCGTATGGGACCGCGGCGCCATGCATAAGAACGACTTGCACCAGTGCATTGCGGATGCCGTGTATTTCCGCAAACCGGACCTGTGCGTGCTGGACGCCTATATGCCCATGGTGCGCAACGGTCCCGTAGGCAAGGACACGAACGATCTGGTGGAGCGCAAGACTCTGCTTGCCTCCCGCGATATCGTGGCGATTGATTCTGCGGGCGCGGCCCTGCTGAACAAGGCGGGCAAGATCCGCCATGTATTGCTGGGAGAGGAAATGGGGCTGGGAACGGCGGACCTCACCAAGCTCAATATCCGCCGCATCAACATGGCCTGA
- a CDS encoding ATP-binding cassette domain-containing protein gives MLQADGITYEIETQDGPLKLLDNVSFNVPKGHFMAVVGPSGCGKTTLLKAIAGMIAETDGRFFWNGHDLAEEDFEPTEIGFVPQFSIAYDQLSVDENVESAAKLRCKFESLDDLDDSIDNALEVTGMEGIADRDVKILSGGQKRRLALAMELVSNPRLLICDEVTSGLDPRSEHDIVNLLHEVSRSDGRIVISVTHSLAHLDRYDSILVMHQGCVAYHGSPKTILHYFGVSALEEIYPKLQDRNGVSWCRSWAKHRESYYARLEKEREQKMLSGELPDPNAGPTDEQKEGTSTPAGEADGEGISSERASSGKETAAASETGEEAIPEVPGFFTQFFCLLGRRWRIFFRDRSQLVLQLVMVLLFPILVAMFTDKGTGQIVGLSATQDVQTLQKDIEAQQLNMKTGSAVSGIIMFEVILLGLMGSNNAAREVAGERAIMEKEKYAGMRPSSYLASKLAYLSVLVLVQSVWMFAFVDFFWDRGGSLTHLFFLILANAAMTFVCLGISSLAKSADQASLLSIYLVGFQLPLSGAVLALPEQVESFIRPFISAYWSWSGSISALKPDVYNAVKNVLDTGLTPALICYIVLGAHVACGIAASYIGIRRSSWEL, from the coding sequence ATGTTGCAGGCGGACGGCATTACGTACGAGATAGAGACCCAGGACGGTCCTTTGAAATTGCTGGACAATGTGAGCTTTAATGTGCCCAAGGGGCATTTCATGGCGGTCGTGGGGCCGTCCGGCTGCGGAAAGACCACGTTGTTGAAGGCCATTGCGGGCATGATTGCGGAGACGGACGGCCGTTTTTTCTGGAATGGGCATGATTTGGCGGAAGAGGATTTTGAACCGACGGAAATCGGGTTCGTCCCCCAGTTCAGCATTGCCTATGACCAGTTGAGCGTGGATGAAAATGTGGAGAGCGCCGCCAAGCTCCGCTGCAAGTTCGAGTCCCTTGACGATCTGGACGACAGCATTGACAACGCCCTGGAGGTAACGGGCATGGAGGGGATTGCAGACAGAGACGTCAAGATTCTTTCCGGGGGACAGAAGCGGCGCCTGGCGCTGGCCATGGAACTGGTGTCCAATCCCCGGCTCCTGATTTGCGACGAGGTGACCTCCGGCCTGGACCCGCGGTCCGAGCACGATATCGTGAACCTTCTGCATGAGGTTTCCCGTTCCGACGGGCGCATCGTCATTTCCGTTACGCACAGCCTGGCTCATCTGGACAGGTATGATTCCATCCTGGTCATGCATCAGGGATGCGTTGCCTACCACGGTTCCCCCAAGACGATCCTGCATTACTTCGGCGTTTCCGCGCTGGAGGAGATTTACCCCAAGCTTCAGGACCGGAACGGGGTTTCCTGGTGCCGTTCCTGGGCCAAGCACCGGGAGTCCTATTACGCCCGGCTGGAAAAGGAACGGGAGCAGAAGATGCTTTCCGGAGAGTTGCCGGATCCGAATGCCGGTCCCACAGACGAACAGAAGGAAGGGACCTCGACTCCTGCCGGAGAGGCGGATGGGGAAGGGATTTCTTCTGAACGCGCTTCCTCTGGAAAGGAAACTGCCGCCGCATCTGAGACCGGGGAGGAAGCCATTCCGGAAGTGCCCGGGTTCTTCACCCAGTTTTTCTGCCTGCTGGGGCGCCGGTGGCGCATTTTCTTCCGCGACCGCTCCCAGCTTGTCCTTCAACTGGTGATGGTGCTGTTGTTTCCCATACTGGTAGCCATGTTCACGGACAAGGGAACCGGGCAAATCGTGGGGCTTTCCGCCACGCAGGACGTGCAGACGCTGCAGAAGGATATTGAGGCGCAGCAGTTGAACATGAAGACCGGTTCCGCCGTTTCCGGCATCATCATGTTTGAGGTGATCCTGCTGGGGCTGATGGGGTCCAACAACGCCGCAAGAGAGGTAGCCGGGGAACGGGCCATCATGGAGAAGGAGAAATACGCTGGCATGCGGCCATCTTCCTATCTGGCGAGCAAGCTGGCGTATTTGAGCGTGCTGGTGCTGGTGCAGTCCGTGTGGATGTTCGCCTTTGTGGATTTCTTCTGGGACCGGGGCGGCAGCCTGACGCATTTGTTTTTCCTGATACTGGCCAATGCCGCCATGACGTTTGTCTGCCTGGGCATTTCCTCCCTGGCCAAGAGCGCGGACCAGGCCTCCCTGCTGAGCATTTACCTGGTAGGCTTCCAGCTTCCCCTGTCAGGGGCGGTATTGGCTCTCCCGGAGCAGGTGGAAAGCTTCATCCGGCCGTTTATTTCCGCGTACTGGTCCTGGTCCGGAAGCATTTCCGCACTGAAGCCGGACGTGTACAACGCGGTCAAGAATGTGCTGGATACGGGACTGACTCCGGCCCTGATCTGCTATATCGTTCTCGGCGCGCATGTTGCATGCGGCATCGCCGCCTCCTACATCGGCATCCGCCGTTCCAGTTGGGAACTGTAA
- a CDS encoding non-canonical purine NTP pyrophosphatase codes for MMQQELPLLVVATRNAHKTGEIRAMLAGKWEVRDLSDYPQAPPVEETGVTFTENATLKAVSASKCIPGIVLADDSGLEVDVLGGRPGVWSSSFGGEEGNHERNNRRMLEELRKAGVRPGDKPAARFRCVMVLAREDAVLAEFSGSVEGHMLTELTGEGGFGYDPLFVPEGYGQSFAQLPMEVKNSMSHRGRALAQVVEWMRRA; via the coding sequence ATGATGCAGCAGGAATTGCCATTGCTGGTGGTTGCCACGCGCAACGCCCATAAAACCGGGGAAATCCGTGCCATGCTGGCCGGGAAATGGGAGGTAAGGGACCTTTCCGACTATCCCCAGGCTCCTCCCGTGGAAGAAACCGGCGTTACGTTTACGGAAAACGCCACGCTCAAGGCCGTCTCCGCCTCCAAATGCATTCCCGGCATTGTCCTGGCGGACGATTCCGGGCTGGAGGTGGATGTTCTGGGTGGCCGTCCGGGCGTCTGGTCCTCTTCCTTTGGGGGAGAGGAAGGCAATCATGAGCGGAACAACCGCCGTATGCTGGAAGAATTGCGGAAGGCCGGAGTGCGCCCGGGAGACAAGCCTGCCGCGCGCTTCCGCTGTGTGATGGTTTTGGCCCGCGAAGACGCGGTACTGGCGGAATTTTCCGGCTCTGTAGAAGGGCACATGCTGACGGAATTGACCGGGGAAGGGGGGTTTGGATATGATCCCCTGTTTGTGCCGGAAGGGTATGGGCAGAGTTTCGCCCAGCTCCCCATGGAGGTGAAGAATTCCATGTCCCACCGGGGCCGTGCGCTGGCGCAGGTGGTGGAGTGGATGCGCCGGGCGTGA
- a CDS encoding exodeoxyribonuclease III yields MKLVSWNVNGLRAILGKGLGEAADALGADILCLQEIKARPEQVDDLWLSSWPYQLWNPAEKAGYSGVLVLSRVKPLSTSTGIGWPEHDREGRVCTMEFEQFYLVNCYTPNSQSELARLPYRQQWDQAFRNYVAGLAAVKPVVFCGDLNVAHQEIDIARPKDNRFSAGFTDEERSGFTQLLKAGFTDTFRLLHPEESSWYSWWSYRGGARARNIGWRIDYFCVSDSLAPRVKSAAIHMDVMGSDHCPVSLEIDC; encoded by the coding sequence ATGAAACTCGTTTCTTGGAACGTGAACGGATTGCGCGCGATTCTGGGCAAGGGGCTGGGAGAAGCCGCGGATGCGCTTGGGGCGGACATTCTCTGCCTTCAGGAGATCAAGGCGCGTCCGGAACAGGTGGATGATTTGTGGCTGTCTTCCTGGCCGTACCAGCTCTGGAATCCGGCGGAAAAGGCGGGTTATTCCGGAGTGCTGGTTCTCAGCCGCGTGAAGCCCCTGTCTACGTCCACAGGCATCGGCTGGCCGGAACACGACCGGGAAGGGCGCGTGTGCACCATGGAGTTCGAGCAGTTTTACCTGGTCAACTGCTATACGCCCAATTCCCAGAGCGAACTGGCAAGGCTTCCCTACCGGCAGCAGTGGGATCAGGCGTTCCGCAATTACGTGGCCGGCCTGGCGGCCGTCAAGCCGGTCGTTTTCTGCGGCGATTTGAACGTGGCCCATCAGGAGATCGACATCGCGCGGCCCAAGGACAACCGTTTCTCCGCCGGGTTCACCGACGAAGAACGCTCCGGGTTCACGCAGTTGCTGAAAGCCGGATTTACCGATACGTTCCGCCTGCTGCATCCGGAGGAATCGTCCTGGTACAGCTGGTGGTCGTACCGCGGGGGCGCGCGTGCCCGGAACATCGGCTGGCGCATTGATTATTTCTGCGTTTCCGATTCTCTGGCTCCCAGGGTGAAGAGCGCGGCCATCCATATGGACGTGATGGGTTCCGACCATTGCCCCGTAAGCCTGGAGATTGACTGCTGA
- a CDS encoding 4Fe-4S dicluster domain-containing protein, protein MSIIKAFFVSPLKWLRVTVAVIFFVGIAYAFLRGIPAWNVPNMTGGGEGMEDSFALAQWQFVPSVLGTLNWVGVSVAALAILLALTLLFGRVYCSFLCPLGILQDIVFRIRRWIRPKVFLKFSRPVPWVRYIILAALVVCCVTGFAGLTLNWLDPYSIFGRIMYALAWPAAVWGNNLLAADSASADLVRMDYYPVALPALLASAGMLGLVVVMSAWKGRLYCNTVCPVGALLGLLSRVSLFRLGFDPASCRKCGKCIKSCKAQCLNLKEYRIDASRCVACYDCVRACDEGGIRYRWFTRARRLIPAKKERKEASSRPSAVASSPVVVKSSRREFLGATAAGLAGAALSGCRGDAAQRLDPTQCVLPPGAGSLERFLDVCTGCQMCIASCPTHVLQPAYFQLGIKGFMKPRMDFSTKYCLYDCHRCAEVCPTGAIRKLPITAEKDATEITKDTTRIAVAQFYVCRCLVRREDMDCGACTEHCPTKALYTVPYIGRDGQEHRLPKLDPSLCIGCGACEHACPVTTEKPEERVRVGPCNLCEEKCEFKKREAVPPRAIVVRAVNPQQKAVKKFEEKAVDPVGDTDFPF, encoded by the coding sequence ATGTCAATTATCAAAGCTTTTTTTGTGAGTCCGTTGAAGTGGCTCCGCGTAACCGTGGCCGTCATTTTCTTCGTGGGGATTGCCTATGCTTTCCTGCGCGGCATTCCCGCGTGGAATGTACCGAATATGACTGGAGGCGGGGAGGGGATGGAAGATTCCTTTGCGCTGGCGCAGTGGCAGTTTGTCCCTTCCGTGCTGGGGACGTTGAACTGGGTGGGTGTTTCCGTGGCCGCTCTGGCCATTCTGCTGGCCCTGACCTTGCTTTTCGGCCGCGTTTATTGCTCGTTCCTCTGTCCCCTGGGCATTTTGCAGGACATTGTGTTCAGGATACGCAGATGGATCAGACCGAAAGTTTTTTTGAAATTTTCCCGGCCGGTGCCGTGGGTGCGGTATATCATTCTGGCGGCGCTGGTCGTCTGCTGCGTGACCGGTTTTGCCGGGTTGACGCTCAATTGGCTGGACCCGTACAGCATTTTCGGGCGCATCATGTACGCGCTTGCATGGCCTGCCGCCGTCTGGGGCAACAACCTGCTCGCGGCGGACAGCGCTTCCGCGGACCTGGTCCGCATGGACTATTATCCCGTCGCGCTTCCCGCCTTGCTGGCTTCCGCCGGGATGCTCGGGCTGGTGGTCGTCATGAGCGCCTGGAAGGGGCGTTTGTATTGCAACACGGTGTGTCCCGTGGGCGCTCTGCTGGGGCTCCTTTCCCGCGTTTCTCTTTTCCGGCTGGGTTTTGATCCCGCATCCTGCAGAAAGTGCGGCAAGTGCATCAAATCCTGCAAGGCCCAGTGCCTGAATCTCAAGGAATACCGGATAGACGCCTCCCGTTGCGTGGCGTGCTACGATTGCGTGCGCGCCTGTGATGAGGGAGGAATCCGCTACCGCTGGTTCACCAGGGCCCGGAGATTGATTCCTGCCAAAAAGGAAAGGAAAGAGGCTTCTTCCCGTCCTTCGGCGGTAGCGTCTTCTCCCGTTGTCGTGAAAAGTTCCCGCCGTGAATTCCTGGGGGCTACCGCTGCCGGGCTTGCCGGCGCCGCCCTGTCGGGATGCCGCGGGGACGCCGCCCAGAGACTGGACCCCACCCAGTGCGTTCTTCCGCCCGGAGCCGGTTCCCTGGAACGGTTTCTGGACGTATGCACCGGCTGCCAGATGTGCATTGCCAGCTGTCCCACCCACGTACTCCAGCCCGCCTATTTCCAGTTGGGCATCAAGGGATTCATGAAGCCCCGGATGGATTTCAGCACCAAGTACTGCCTTTACGACTGCCACCGCTGCGCGGAAGTGTGCCCTACCGGAGCTATCCGCAAGCTCCCCATTACCGCGGAAAAGGATGCGACGGAAATCACGAAGGACACCACGCGCATTGCCGTGGCCCAGTTTTACGTGTGCCGCTGCCTGGTCAGGAGGGAGGACATGGACTGCGGCGCCTGTACGGAACATTGTCCTACCAAGGCGCTTTACACGGTGCCCTACATCGGGCGCGACGGCCAGGAACACCGCCTGCCGAAGCTGGACCCCTCCCTGTGCATCGGCTGCGGGGCGTGTGAACACGCCTGCCCCGTTACGACGGAAAAGCCGGAGGAACGCGTACGGGTAGGCCCCTGCAATTTGTGCGAGGAAAAGTGCGAATTCAAGAAGCGGGAAGCGGTGCCCCCGAGAGCCATCGTGGTGCGGGCCGTGAATCCCCAGCAGAAGGCCGTAAAGAAATTTGAGGAAAAAGCCGTGGACCCGGTGGGCGATACGGATTTCCCGTTCTGA
- a CDS encoding GNAT family N-acetyltransferase, translating into MISRAVKDDLPEILDLQLRAFGEVAQRLNAASLPPLEQTIEQLLEEEQNAVFYKYTENGHIIGSVRGSLDASGTCHVGRLIVDPYCRNRGIGRQLMQALEEYFQGKASRYLLFTSEETPETLHLYGKLGYEKLYTRNTGSTVMAFLEKKV; encoded by the coding sequence ATGATCAGCCGGGCGGTAAAAGACGATCTTCCGGAAATCCTGGACCTCCAGCTCCGGGCCTTCGGAGAAGTTGCGCAGCGCCTGAACGCTGCCAGTCTGCCTCCGCTGGAACAAACCATTGAACAATTGCTGGAAGAAGAGCAGAATGCCGTATTTTACAAATATACGGAAAACGGGCATATCATTGGTTCGGTCAGAGGAAGTCTGGATGCCTCCGGCACCTGCCATGTGGGCAGGCTGATTGTGGACCCGTACTGCCGGAACCGGGGAATCGGGCGGCAGCTCATGCAGGCGCTGGAAGAATACTTTCAGGGAAAAGCTTCCCGGTACCTCCTGTTCACGTCGGAGGAAACTCCGGAAACCCTGCACTTGTACGGCAAACTGGGTTACGAAAAGCTGTACACGCGGAATACCGGAAGCACCGTCATGGCGTTTCTGGAAAAGAAGGTTTGA
- a CDS encoding class I SAM-dependent methyltransferase, whose amino-acid sequence MKCSLLSRPMTCAHDWISRLVLPGDTVVDATAGNGHDTAFLARLVGPGGKVHAFDIQEEALRSARERLREEGLLTDAVCFHLASHSRLAELVRGPVKAIMFNLGYLPGGDRNLITRTDSTLAALEQAVNLTAPNGILSVMCYPGHEGGNTEAAAVEQLLSRLPHHLWRTGKYQLLNTSTPAPFQICAFRLD is encoded by the coding sequence ATGAAGTGTTCCCTGCTCAGTCGGCCCATGACCTGCGCGCACGACTGGATCAGCCGTCTCGTCCTGCCCGGAGACACGGTGGTGGACGCCACAGCGGGAAACGGGCACGATACTGCGTTTCTGGCACGCCTGGTCGGCCCGGGAGGGAAAGTGCACGCCTTCGACATTCAGGAAGAGGCGTTACGCTCCGCCAGGGAACGCCTGAGGGAAGAGGGGCTGCTTACGGATGCCGTCTGTTTCCATCTGGCCAGCCACTCGCGCCTCGCGGAACTGGTCCGCGGCCCGGTCAAAGCAATCATGTTCAACCTGGGCTACCTGCCCGGCGGGGACAGGAACCTCATCACCCGTACGGATTCCACTCTGGCGGCCCTGGAACAGGCCGTGAACCTGACAGCCCCCAACGGAATCCTCAGCGTCATGTGCTATCCGGGCCACGAGGGAGGAAACACGGAGGCCGCCGCCGTGGAACAACTCCTTTCCCGGCTTCCCCATCACTTGTGGAGAACAGGCAAATACCAGCTTCTGAACACTTCCACGCCCGCACCGTTCCAAATCTGCGCATTCAGGCTGGATTGA